One Chryseobacterium sp. StRB126 genomic region harbors:
- a CDS encoding N-6 DNA methylase, whose amino-acid sequence MRNLGDKNFWKKNYGLLPMHLVPQNGEERFLMLNGGTSDFCFQSFDSDDSLETYFQSSWSTNTKNYLILGEDKLKIFNWYNNSVEEVSKTQIISNSEKFYEYLLLKSFKTQNDVVPFIIDVFRQLRNLTLEKENAKEALNLLYLLLVSIEEDFSTIKFEDWGFNVENIPDRFEYFVETIRAGIKSIKPNLDLILRHTSGALFQEAHREVIYFSPQRDLFGGVSSKLITKTDSYSSIHYTPQYIARSIVENCLKEIDIDKNELTILDPACGSSEFLIEVLKQLRELDYKGRVSIRGFDISESAINTSRFLLEYENRIQWQNNLSIELRVVDDSLLENWGDNNDIILMNPPFVSWELIKNKDSRAIILDTLSASFKKGKPNQASAFFYKAKGALAGSGILGCVLPSSILQRESYSSLRNEFQEELTIKLIAKLGNFVFEDALTDVSLFIGKKPKSALAPKVIWTKNEKGTVQEALRELRKSTENNELSVEEKNYSIYTPTSFPFVKDSWNIISLKENNFIKNTERFILDNKLVHISKIFTVKQGIRSGNNNAFIISKEEFESIPEAEIHLYRKVIGNDSIKNGVITLKNYIWYPYNEEKSLFQSEGELLDFAPYSYSRLLEYKNVLTNRPRNSEANWWLLSEHRAWLRKKEKRLFSTEFGKSDSFGFDNVGDFVVERGNAWSSKRAMSDDDFFFYLSVFSSGIFDNFLSIFSKPIMSGYYLGQTYTKDIPIPNIYNLDKKSEEYVKLVELGKELSNGNSLAKYSIDEVLTTYFYPKF is encoded by the coding sequence ATGAGAAATCTAGGAGATAAAAATTTTTGGAAAAAGAACTATGGTCTTTTACCTATGCATCTTGTGCCACAAAATGGAGAAGAAAGGTTTCTGATGCTTAATGGTGGTACCTCAGATTTTTGTTTTCAATCTTTTGATAGTGATGATAGTTTGGAAACTTATTTTCAATCTTCCTGGTCTACAAATACTAAAAATTATTTAATACTGGGGGAGGATAAATTAAAAATTTTCAACTGGTACAATAACTCTGTTGAAGAAGTATCTAAAACCCAAATAATATCTAATTCTGAAAAATTTTATGAATATTTATTATTAAAATCTTTTAAAACTCAAAATGATGTTGTTCCTTTTATAATAGATGTTTTTAGACAATTACGTAATCTTACTCTTGAAAAGGAAAATGCTAAAGAAGCTTTAAACCTATTATATCTTCTACTAGTAAGTATTGAAGAAGATTTTTCAACTATTAAATTTGAGGATTGGGGATTTAATGTAGAAAACATTCCTGATAGGTTTGAATATTTTGTAGAAACAATAAGAGCTGGAATAAAATCTATAAAACCTAATCTTGATTTAATTTTGAGGCATACTTCAGGAGCTTTATTTCAAGAGGCTCATAGAGAAGTGATTTATTTTAGTCCTCAAAGAGATTTATTTGGAGGAGTATCCAGTAAACTGATAACTAAAACAGACTCTTACTCAAGTATACATTATACTCCACAATATATTGCAAGAAGTATAGTAGAAAATTGCTTAAAAGAAATTGATATAGACAAGAATGAATTAACCATTCTTGACCCTGCTTGTGGGTCTTCTGAATTTCTAATTGAAGTACTTAAACAATTAAGAGAATTAGATTACAAGGGTAGAGTTTCTATAAGGGGCTTTGATATATCAGAAAGTGCTATCAATACATCTAGATTTCTTTTAGAGTACGAAAATAGAATACAATGGCAAAATAACTTAAGCATTGAGTTAAGAGTCGTTGACGACTCTTTATTAGAAAACTGGGGTGATAATAATGATATAATACTAATGAACCCTCCTTTTGTTTCATGGGAGCTTATTAAGAACAAGGATAGCAGAGCTATTATATTAGATACTTTATCAGCATCTTTTAAAAAAGGAAAACCAAATCAAGCAAGTGCTTTCTTTTACAAAGCAAAAGGAGCATTAGCGGGTTCTGGAATTTTAGGATGTGTCCTCCCATCATCAATTTTACAAAGAGAATCATACAGTTCTTTGAGAAATGAATTTCAAGAAGAATTAACAATTAAATTAATTGCGAAACTTGGAAATTTTGTATTTGAAGATGCGTTAACAGATGTCAGTTTATTTATAGGAAAAAAACCTAAGTCAGCATTAGCCCCAAAAGTAATTTGGACCAAAAATGAAAAAGGAACTGTACAAGAAGCACTTAGGGAGTTAAGAAAGTCAACGGAAAACAATGAATTGTCAGTTGAAGAAAAAAATTATAGCATATATACTCCAACATCATTTCCATTTGTAAAAGATTCATGGAATATTATCTCACTTAAGGAAAATAATTTCATAAAGAATACTGAAAGGTTTATTTTAGACAATAAACTAGTTCACATCTCAAAAATATTTACAGTCAAGCAGGGAATAAGAAGTGGTAACAACAATGCATTTATCATATCAAAAGAAGAATTTGAGTCCATTCCTGAAGCTGAGATACATTTATATAGAAAAGTAATAGGAAATGACTCAATTAAAAATGGTGTTATCACTTTAAAAAACTATATATGGTATCCTTATAATGAAGAAAAATCTTTATTTCAAAGTGAGGGAGAACTATTAGATTTTGCACCATACTCATACTCCAGATTACTTGAATATAAAAACGTGTTAACAAATAGACCTAGAAATTCTGAAGCTAATTGGTGGTTACTAAGTGAGCATAGAGCATGGTTAAGAAAAAAAGAAAAAAGATTATTCTCTACAGAATTTGGTAAATCAGATTCTTTTGGATTTGATAATGTTGGTGACTTTGTAGTTGAAAGAGGGAATGCATGGAGCTCTAAGAGAGCTATGAGTGATGATGATTTTTTCTTTTATTTATCTGTCTTTTCAAGTGGGATATTTGATAATTTTCTTTCAATCTTCTCTAAGCCTATAATGTCTGGTTATTACTTAGGACAAACATATACTAAAGATATACCTATCCCAAACATTTATAACCTTGATAAAAAATCAGAGGAATATGTAAAACTAGTAGAATTAGGTAAAGAATTATCTAATGGAAATTCGCTTGCTAAATATTCAATAGATGAGGTTTTGACAACTTATTTCTATCCTAAATTTTAG
- a CDS encoding JAB domain-containing protein: MEISVIYNTNNQERIKITNHKEAYELIIKNWNLNIIEFQEECKVILMNKGNYVLGIYDVSKGGIDSSVVDIRIILAVALKCNATQLILVHNHPGGNLNPSSSDINITEKLKKSCELLNLSLLDHLIITRHHYYSLNEENKFL; the protein is encoded by the coding sequence ATGGAGATATCAGTCATTTATAACACTAATAATCAGGAAAGAATAAAAATAACAAATCATAAAGAAGCCTATGAATTAATTATTAAGAATTGGAATCTTAATATCATTGAATTTCAGGAAGAATGTAAGGTGATTTTAATGAACAAAGGAAACTATGTTTTAGGAATTTATGATGTTTCAAAAGGAGGTATAGATAGTTCAGTAGTTGATATAAGAATTATTTTGGCTGTAGCTCTTAAATGCAATGCTACTCAGTTGATCCTGGTACACAATCATCCAGGTGGAAATCTTAATCCAAGTAGTTCAGACATAAATATTACAGAAAAATTAAAGAAATCATGTGAGCTATTGAATTTGTCTTTACTGGATCATTTAATTATCACAAGACATCATTACTATAGTCTCAATGAGGAAAACAAGTTTTTATAA
- a CDS encoding helix-turn-helix domain-containing protein: MDKKEFQIAIGKRIRQLREEKKISQVELAAFCNFEKSNMSRLEAGNTNPTAYTLYVIAQKLEVEVFELLNFEV, translated from the coding sequence GTGGATAAGAAAGAGTTTCAGATTGCTATTGGTAAAAGAATAAGACAACTTCGTGAAGAAAAGAAAATATCACAAGTTGAGCTTGCTGCATTCTGTAACTTTGAAAAGTCCAATATGAGCAGACTTGAAGCTGGAAATACTAACCCTACAGCTTATACATTATATGTTATTGCTCAAAAGTTAGAAGTTGAGGTGTTTGAGCTTCTTAATTTTGAAGTATAA
- a CDS encoding DUF5694 domain-containing protein, translating into MKRISVICGFLMSMWLSAQKIEVLNFATFHMGETPDAAKVKFDPKSEKSQKEVLEIVKLLAEFKPTVICVEILPAENEKIQNDYQNFLKNKNFKTAYEGEVSLLAYQIAKIANVKKIYGIDEQETSKYNYRLGEQLKDQVDNTTYKRFITTFIEGFGKHENLSVKEKLINYNKESTLQELITANADILTHVSTTGHFEGADEAAKYYRRNLRMYSNLNQIPLSENDKVLIISGATHAAFFSEFLKRSPKYQTVDVFKYLK; encoded by the coding sequence ATGAAAAGAATAAGTGTTATTTGTGGATTTTTGATGAGCATGTGGTTATCAGCACAAAAGATAGAGGTACTTAATTTTGCTACCTTTCATATGGGGGAAACACCGGATGCAGCAAAAGTTAAATTTGATCCAAAAAGCGAGAAAAGTCAAAAAGAAGTTTTGGAAATCGTAAAACTGCTCGCTGAGTTTAAACCAACTGTTATTTGTGTTGAGATTCTTCCGGCTGAGAATGAAAAGATCCAGAATGATTATCAGAACTTCTTAAAGAATAAAAACTTTAAAACGGCCTATGAAGGCGAAGTTTCACTATTGGCCTATCAGATTGCAAAAATAGCCAACGTGAAAAAAATATACGGAATTGATGAGCAGGAAACGAGCAAATACAATTATAGACTAGGAGAACAGCTGAAGGACCAGGTAGATAATACCACGTATAAACGTTTTATAACCACATTTATTGAAGGATTTGGAAAACATGAAAACCTTTCTGTAAAAGAAAAACTCATTAATTATAATAAAGAATCCACTTTACAGGAGCTCATTACAGCTAATGCTGATATTTTGACACACGTAAGCACTACCGGTCATTTTGAGGGAGCGGACGAGGCTGCCAAATACTATAGAAGAAATCTGAGAATGTATTCTAACCTTAATCAGATTCCGCTTTCTGAAAATGATAAAGTCCTTATTATTTCCGGAGCTACTCATGCTGCATTTTTTAGTGAATTTTTAAAACGAAGTCCAAAATACCAGACTGTAGATGTGTTTAAATATTTAAAATAA
- a CDS encoding alkaline phosphatase D family protein, whose product MMENNNLLNRRRFLKNSLLAAGGLFIAPLIISCSDDDFTEGETAPNDLKNSGFDTGIASFDPTATGVILWTRYSGGIDAEITWEISRNSNFSNVLRRGKASASAINDFTVAIDVQDIPSNTKYYYRFYNLATKEISVTGETITLPSKTDAVNDVKMAVVSCSNFPAGLFNVYGAVAKSEADVIVHLGDYIYEYAPGQYGTNPYTNPLGRAHKPAKEILNLNDYRERYRQYRGDKNLQLAHQKKPFICVWDDHEFANDTYKSGAENHQPDEGDFELRKKAAFQAYSEYIPLKTGKDLRIYRSFNFGNIVSLYMMDTRVIARDKQLEYSDYLDNTGNFDQVKFKTAFLDSNRNLIGSEQMAWLGSQINADAAKWKVLGQQILMTKMMVPAELLMLLNQILAEIKKLGSAQPATMQALQNTIAQLMVLKARHKAQDPTLTPQEIARITTTLPYNLDAWDGYFMEREQLYSILAGKKIVVLAGDTHNAWLGTLTNAQGKVIGTELACSSVSSPGLEGYLGITSDPSQAMALAQAFSSLIDDLEYANLYKRGYLHVKFTTGESFAEWRFVDNVTSEIFSTTTEKTHIIS is encoded by the coding sequence ATGATGGAAAATAACAATCTACTTAACAGGAGACGGTTCCTTAAGAATTCACTGCTGGCAGCCGGAGGGCTTTTTATTGCTCCTCTAATTATAAGCTGCAGCGATGATGATTTTACAGAAGGAGAGACTGCTCCTAATGATCTTAAAAATTCAGGCTTTGATACCGGAATCGCCAGTTTTGATCCTACAGCAACAGGTGTAATTTTGTGGACAAGATATTCCGGAGGAATAGATGCAGAAATCACTTGGGAAATAAGTAGAAACAGCAATTTTTCCAATGTTTTAAGAAGAGGAAAAGCAAGTGCATCAGCTATTAATGACTTTACAGTAGCGATAGATGTACAGGATATTCCATCCAATACTAAATATTACTATAGATTCTATAACCTTGCAACAAAGGAAATCAGTGTAACAGGGGAAACCATTACCTTACCATCCAAAACAGATGCTGTAAATGATGTGAAAATGGCGGTGGTATCGTGTTCCAATTTTCCTGCAGGACTTTTCAATGTATATGGAGCGGTTGCTAAATCTGAAGCTGATGTAATAGTACACCTTGGTGATTATATTTATGAATATGCTCCGGGACAATACGGAACCAATCCTTACACCAATCCACTGGGCAGAGCCCATAAACCAGCTAAAGAAATCCTGAATCTGAACGATTACAGAGAAAGATACAGACAATACAGAGGCGACAAAAATCTTCAGTTGGCTCATCAGAAAAAACCTTTTATCTGTGTGTGGGACGATCATGAATTTGCAAATGATACTTATAAATCCGGAGCAGAAAATCATCAGCCGGATGAAGGTGATTTTGAACTAAGAAAAAAGGCAGCTTTCCAAGCATACAGTGAATACATTCCTCTTAAAACAGGTAAAGATCTTAGAATCTACAGAAGCTTCAACTTCGGAAATATTGTTTCCCTTTACATGATGGATACAAGGGTGATTGCAAGAGATAAGCAATTAGAGTATTCAGATTATCTGGATAATACGGGAAACTTCGATCAGGTGAAATTTAAAACCGCTTTTTTAGATTCTAACAGAAATCTTATTGGAAGTGAGCAAATGGCTTGGCTAGGTTCACAGATCAATGCTGATGCTGCAAAATGGAAAGTATTGGGACAACAGATCCTGATGACCAAAATGATGGTTCCTGCAGAATTATTAATGCTGCTTAATCAGATTTTAGCAGAGATCAAAAAGCTCGGAAGTGCTCAGCCGGCTACCATGCAGGCTCTTCAGAATACCATTGCCCAACTGATGGTTCTAAAAGCCAGACACAAAGCTCAGGATCCTACTCTTACTCCACAGGAAATAGCAAGAATTACCACTACATTACCTTATAATCTTGATGCATGGGACGGATATTTTATGGAAAGAGAACAGCTATATTCTATCCTTGCAGGTAAAAAAATAGTAGTATTAGCAGGTGATACCCACAACGCATGGTTAGGAACACTCACTAATGCACAAGGGAAAGTTATCGGAACCGAATTAGCTTGTAGTTCTGTTTCTTCGCCAGGTCTTGAAGGGTATCTTGGGATCACATCAGACCCTAGTCAGGCAATGGCATTGGCTCAGGCATTTTCATCATTAATCGATGATCTGGAGTATGCCAATCTTTATAAAAGAGGATATCTGCATGTGAAATTTACGACAGGAGAATCCTTTGCAGAATGGAGATTTGTAGACAATGTTACCTCAGAAATTTTTAGTACGACTACAGAAAAAACACACATCATCTCATAG